Proteins found in one Hevea brasiliensis isolate MT/VB/25A 57/8 chromosome 18, ASM3005281v1, whole genome shotgun sequence genomic segment:
- the LOC110631513 gene encoding protein FRIGIDA-ESSENTIAL 1 isoform X2 — protein sequence MPPPISAAQGSDDDQSPSSSGPPVEISDSDLEKDDQETEIEVEEEEIENDNEEEEYEEIIVVEEEEIEEEVEVEEDDMSDSSKEANVKNVGQDTEFEGTDRQLGLRSTPGRSSLGLPSNSLVEDGVCNSQFSGPLNEPVKLQEELHVNYEDSKCLLKSGTTGENGSQRSLVKNDTEALMIKKKSKEISKHYSDSMAHFFNDEAMAAETTSPSSIAGNEVSNALAIKDSLGMETNGILDSEVDVNPMEKRSGDKEQTTSRFSRLVTLEKRTRSLSPSAEFEDQNKRPAVICDFFSKGWCIRGSSCTFLHIKNKTVNAKEQLEGDAAAANFSKRDQFDEGLKNITEKPKFPGFPDLMASSIGNSAAFSCQFSSERILALENGESQRLHRLDDKHKSLSLQREDLSQGFHSDTQQFPSSKDDHGVSSSKNVGIENLRRSWPASDYGSYASPINRGSSPSFQSRLLPELRYSSSFSSVTSSNNHRENSFSYLSSLDNLTYIRDQFVQGTSLDGSLSSSVMLPSQQISAWKGPSFSFSSSLNTSPFGSQKLSHNDRNYHASRSLRQSASLLFGSDRETSLLTSVSRDPLHYAEHKAKISSNDWEPSIPFRPSFSVTHTMASSPGSQYDPVRDSIDLSTTGYRLPFKFSFVTQERSNLNSSHQSIYDNSLSKTLGSECHNDKSTVSLHGRFHENVLDKNCSTPGKVMGGTCVVSGQKGTMPKEENASSSGHLSDVPNTSKIDVDRDSRHEYDAPRHKQDFKVDRVRQKNEMDVDQKTDGESRVLRHFRAALIDFVKELLRPTWREGHLSKDAHNTIAKKAVEKVLRTLQPHQIPTTVESTRQYLSSSQPKIAKLVEGYCTKYGKS from the exons ATGCCACCGCCAATCTCTGCCGCGCAGGGCTCTGATGATGACCAGTCACCTTCATCTTCTGGTCCACCCGTGGAAATCTCTGATTCCGACCTCGAAAAAGATGATCAGGAAACTGAAATAGAAGTAGAGGAAGAAGAAATCGAGAATGATAACGAAGAAGAAGAATATGAAGAGATTATAGTAGTAGAGGAAGAAGAGATAGAAGAAGAAGTTGAAGTAGAAGAAGATGATATGTCAGATTCATCAAAGGAAGCTAATGTCAAAA ATGTTGGTCAAGATACGGAGTTTGAGGGGACTGACAGGCAATTGGGATTACGTTCTACTCCTGGAAGGTCTTCGCTGGGGCTACCATCTAATTCCCTTGTAGAAGATGGTGTCTGTAATTCCCAATTTTCTGGTCCTTTGAATGAACCAGTGAAATTGCAGGAGGAATTGCATGTGAACTATGAGGATTCCAAGTGTCTTCTTAAATCAGGAACCACTGGGGAGAATGGAAGTCAACGGTCTCTAGTTAAAAACGACACTGAGGCCCTTATGATAAAGAAAAAATCTAAAGAAATCAGCAAACACTATAGTGATAGCATGGCTCATTTTTTCAATGATGAAGCTATGGCTGCTGAGACCACCAGTCCATCTAGTATCGCAGGAAATGAGGTGTCTAATGCCTTAGCTATAAAAGACAGCTTAGGTATGGAGACTAATGGTATTCTGGATTCTGAGGTAGATGTTAATCCAATGGAAAAACGGTCAGGGGATAAAGAGCAAACAACATCAAG GTTTTCCAGATTGGTTACTTTGGAGAAAAGAACTCGAAGTCTATCCCCTTCTGCTGAATTCGAGGATCAGAACAAGCGCCCAGCAGTTATATGTGACTTTTTTTCTAAAGGGTGGTGCATTAGAGGTAGTTCATGTACGTTCcttcatataaaaaataaaactgtTAATGCTAAAGAACAACTGGAGGGAGATGCAGCTGCTGCAAATTTCTCAAAAAGAGACCAGTTCGATGAAG GTTTGAAAAACATAACGGAAAAACCGAAGTTCCCTGGCTTTCCTGACCTAATGGCTTCTTCAATAGGAAATAGTGCTGCATTTTCTTGTCAGTTCTCTTCAGAAAGAATCTTGGCACTTGAAAATGGAGAAAGCCAAAGGTTGCATCGGTTGGATGACAAACATAAGTCTTTATCACTTCAGCGAGAGGACTTATCTCAAGGTTTCCACTCTGACACACAGCAATTTCCTTCATCAAAAGATGATCATGGCGTTTCTTCCTCAAAAAATGTAGGGATAGAGAATCTTAGACGAAGTTGGCCTGCTTCTGATTATGGTAGCTATGCCTCTCCAATTAATAGAGGTAGCTCTCCCTCATTCCAGAGCAGATTGCTTCCTGAACTTAGATATTCTTCAAGTTTCTCATCTGTAACATCAAGCAATAACCATCGAGAAAATTCTTTTTCTTATTTGAGCAGTCTGGACAATCTAACATATATTAGAGATCAATTTGTGCAAGGTACAAGCCTGGATGGTTCTCTATCAAGTAGTGTTATGTTGCCATCTCAGCAGATCTCAGCTTGGAAAGGACCATCGTTTTCTTTTAGTTCCTCTTTGAATACAAGTCCTTTTGGTTCTCAAAAGCTGTCACACAATGATAGAAACTATCATGCTTCTAGATCATTACGGCAAAGTGCTTCCCTTCTCTTTGGTTCTGATCGAGAAACTTCACTTCTAACCAGTGTATCTAGGGATCCATTGCACTATGCAGAACATaaagcaaaaatttcctcaaatgacTGGGAACCATCCATACCTTTTAGGCCATCTTTTTCTGTCACTCATACAATGGCATCATCTCCTGGAAGCCAATATGATCCTGTTCGTGATAGCATCGACTTATCCACTACAGGATACAGACTTCCcttcaaattttcttttgttACTCAAGAGAGATCCAACCTTAATTCATCACATCAATCAATATATGACAACTCATTAAGTAAAACCCTTGGATCAGAATGTCATAATGACAAAAGTACTGTGTCTCTTCATGGTAGGTTCCATGAAAATGTGTTGGACAAGAATTGCTCTACACCTGGAAAAGTGATGGGGGGAACTTGTGTGGTCAGTGGACAaaaaggaaccatgcccaaagaaGAAAATGCTTCAAGCAGCGGTCATCTCAGTGATGTACCAAATACAAGCAAAATTGATGTTGATCGTGATTCTAGGCATGAGTATGACGCTCCAAGACATAAACAGGACTTCAAGGTAGATAGGGTTAGGCAAAAGAATGAAATGGATGTTGACCAAAAGACAGATGGAGAATCAAGAGTTCTGAGACATTTTCGTGCTGCTCTTATTGATTTTGTTAAAGAATTGTTGAGACCAACCTGGCGCGAGGGTCATCTCAGCAAGGATGCACATAACACTATAGCTAAAAAGGCAGTTGAAAAGGTTCTTCGCACCTTGCAGCCTCATCAAATTCCAACTACGGTGGAATCAACTAGGCAGTATCTTTCGTCATCTCAACCTAAAATTGCAAAGCTTGTTGAG GGATACTGTACAAAGTATGGGAAGTCTTGA
- the LOC110631513 gene encoding protein FRIGIDA-ESSENTIAL 1 isoform X1 has product MPPPISAAQGSDDDQSPSSSGPPVEISDSDLEKDDQETEIEVEEEEIENDNEEEEYEEIIVVEEEEIEEEVEVEEDDMSDSSKEANVKSNDVGQDTEFEGTDRQLGLRSTPGRSSLGLPSNSLVEDGVCNSQFSGPLNEPVKLQEELHVNYEDSKCLLKSGTTGENGSQRSLVKNDTEALMIKKKSKEISKHYSDSMAHFFNDEAMAAETTSPSSIAGNEVSNALAIKDSLGMETNGILDSEVDVNPMEKRSGDKEQTTSRFSRLVTLEKRTRSLSPSAEFEDQNKRPAVICDFFSKGWCIRGSSCTFLHIKNKTVNAKEQLEGDAAAANFSKRDQFDEGLKNITEKPKFPGFPDLMASSIGNSAAFSCQFSSERILALENGESQRLHRLDDKHKSLSLQREDLSQGFHSDTQQFPSSKDDHGVSSSKNVGIENLRRSWPASDYGSYASPINRGSSPSFQSRLLPELRYSSSFSSVTSSNNHRENSFSYLSSLDNLTYIRDQFVQGTSLDGSLSSSVMLPSQQISAWKGPSFSFSSSLNTSPFGSQKLSHNDRNYHASRSLRQSASLLFGSDRETSLLTSVSRDPLHYAEHKAKISSNDWEPSIPFRPSFSVTHTMASSPGSQYDPVRDSIDLSTTGYRLPFKFSFVTQERSNLNSSHQSIYDNSLSKTLGSECHNDKSTVSLHGRFHENVLDKNCSTPGKVMGGTCVVSGQKGTMPKEENASSSGHLSDVPNTSKIDVDRDSRHEYDAPRHKQDFKVDRVRQKNEMDVDQKTDGESRVLRHFRAALIDFVKELLRPTWREGHLSKDAHNTIAKKAVEKVLRTLQPHQIPTTVESTRQYLSSSQPKIAKLVEGYCTKYGKS; this is encoded by the exons ATGCCACCGCCAATCTCTGCCGCGCAGGGCTCTGATGATGACCAGTCACCTTCATCTTCTGGTCCACCCGTGGAAATCTCTGATTCCGACCTCGAAAAAGATGATCAGGAAACTGAAATAGAAGTAGAGGAAGAAGAAATCGAGAATGATAACGAAGAAGAAGAATATGAAGAGATTATAGTAGTAGAGGAAGAAGAGATAGAAGAAGAAGTTGAAGTAGAAGAAGATGATATGTCAGATTCATCAAAGGAAGCTAATGTCAAAAGTAATG ATGTTGGTCAAGATACGGAGTTTGAGGGGACTGACAGGCAATTGGGATTACGTTCTACTCCTGGAAGGTCTTCGCTGGGGCTACCATCTAATTCCCTTGTAGAAGATGGTGTCTGTAATTCCCAATTTTCTGGTCCTTTGAATGAACCAGTGAAATTGCAGGAGGAATTGCATGTGAACTATGAGGATTCCAAGTGTCTTCTTAAATCAGGAACCACTGGGGAGAATGGAAGTCAACGGTCTCTAGTTAAAAACGACACTGAGGCCCTTATGATAAAGAAAAAATCTAAAGAAATCAGCAAACACTATAGTGATAGCATGGCTCATTTTTTCAATGATGAAGCTATGGCTGCTGAGACCACCAGTCCATCTAGTATCGCAGGAAATGAGGTGTCTAATGCCTTAGCTATAAAAGACAGCTTAGGTATGGAGACTAATGGTATTCTGGATTCTGAGGTAGATGTTAATCCAATGGAAAAACGGTCAGGGGATAAAGAGCAAACAACATCAAG GTTTTCCAGATTGGTTACTTTGGAGAAAAGAACTCGAAGTCTATCCCCTTCTGCTGAATTCGAGGATCAGAACAAGCGCCCAGCAGTTATATGTGACTTTTTTTCTAAAGGGTGGTGCATTAGAGGTAGTTCATGTACGTTCcttcatataaaaaataaaactgtTAATGCTAAAGAACAACTGGAGGGAGATGCAGCTGCTGCAAATTTCTCAAAAAGAGACCAGTTCGATGAAG GTTTGAAAAACATAACGGAAAAACCGAAGTTCCCTGGCTTTCCTGACCTAATGGCTTCTTCAATAGGAAATAGTGCTGCATTTTCTTGTCAGTTCTCTTCAGAAAGAATCTTGGCACTTGAAAATGGAGAAAGCCAAAGGTTGCATCGGTTGGATGACAAACATAAGTCTTTATCACTTCAGCGAGAGGACTTATCTCAAGGTTTCCACTCTGACACACAGCAATTTCCTTCATCAAAAGATGATCATGGCGTTTCTTCCTCAAAAAATGTAGGGATAGAGAATCTTAGACGAAGTTGGCCTGCTTCTGATTATGGTAGCTATGCCTCTCCAATTAATAGAGGTAGCTCTCCCTCATTCCAGAGCAGATTGCTTCCTGAACTTAGATATTCTTCAAGTTTCTCATCTGTAACATCAAGCAATAACCATCGAGAAAATTCTTTTTCTTATTTGAGCAGTCTGGACAATCTAACATATATTAGAGATCAATTTGTGCAAGGTACAAGCCTGGATGGTTCTCTATCAAGTAGTGTTATGTTGCCATCTCAGCAGATCTCAGCTTGGAAAGGACCATCGTTTTCTTTTAGTTCCTCTTTGAATACAAGTCCTTTTGGTTCTCAAAAGCTGTCACACAATGATAGAAACTATCATGCTTCTAGATCATTACGGCAAAGTGCTTCCCTTCTCTTTGGTTCTGATCGAGAAACTTCACTTCTAACCAGTGTATCTAGGGATCCATTGCACTATGCAGAACATaaagcaaaaatttcctcaaatgacTGGGAACCATCCATACCTTTTAGGCCATCTTTTTCTGTCACTCATACAATGGCATCATCTCCTGGAAGCCAATATGATCCTGTTCGTGATAGCATCGACTTATCCACTACAGGATACAGACTTCCcttcaaattttcttttgttACTCAAGAGAGATCCAACCTTAATTCATCACATCAATCAATATATGACAACTCATTAAGTAAAACCCTTGGATCAGAATGTCATAATGACAAAAGTACTGTGTCTCTTCATGGTAGGTTCCATGAAAATGTGTTGGACAAGAATTGCTCTACACCTGGAAAAGTGATGGGGGGAACTTGTGTGGTCAGTGGACAaaaaggaaccatgcccaaagaaGAAAATGCTTCAAGCAGCGGTCATCTCAGTGATGTACCAAATACAAGCAAAATTGATGTTGATCGTGATTCTAGGCATGAGTATGACGCTCCAAGACATAAACAGGACTTCAAGGTAGATAGGGTTAGGCAAAAGAATGAAATGGATGTTGACCAAAAGACAGATGGAGAATCAAGAGTTCTGAGACATTTTCGTGCTGCTCTTATTGATTTTGTTAAAGAATTGTTGAGACCAACCTGGCGCGAGGGTCATCTCAGCAAGGATGCACATAACACTATAGCTAAAAAGGCAGTTGAAAAGGTTCTTCGCACCTTGCAGCCTCATCAAATTCCAACTACGGTGGAATCAACTAGGCAGTATCTTTCGTCATCTCAACCTAAAATTGCAAAGCTTGTTGAG GGATACTGTACAAAGTATGGGAAGTCTTGA
- the LOC110631513 gene encoding protein FRIGIDA-ESSENTIAL 1 isoform X3, translated as MPPPISAAQGSDDDQSPSSSGPPVEISDSDLEKDDQETEIEVEEEEIENDNEEEEYEEIIVVEEEEIEEEVEVEEDDMSDSSKEANVKSNDVGQDTEFEGTDRQLGLRSTPGRSSLGLPSNSLVEDGVCNSQFSGPLNEPVKLQEELHVNYEDSKCLLKSGTTGENGSQRSLVKNDTEALMIKKKSKEISKHYSDSMAHFFNDEAMAAETTSPSSIAGNEVSNALAIKDSLGMETNGILDSEVDVNPMEKRSGDKEQTTSRLVTLEKRTRSLSPSAEFEDQNKRPAVICDFFSKGWCIRGSSCTFLHIKNKTVNAKEQLEGDAAAANFSKRDQFDEGLKNITEKPKFPGFPDLMASSIGNSAAFSCQFSSERILALENGESQRLHRLDDKHKSLSLQREDLSQGFHSDTQQFPSSKDDHGVSSSKNVGIENLRRSWPASDYGSYASPINRGSSPSFQSRLLPELRYSSSFSSVTSSNNHRENSFSYLSSLDNLTYIRDQFVQGTSLDGSLSSSVMLPSQQISAWKGPSFSFSSSLNTSPFGSQKLSHNDRNYHASRSLRQSASLLFGSDRETSLLTSVSRDPLHYAEHKAKISSNDWEPSIPFRPSFSVTHTMASSPGSQYDPVRDSIDLSTTGYRLPFKFSFVTQERSNLNSSHQSIYDNSLSKTLGSECHNDKSTVSLHGRFHENVLDKNCSTPGKVMGGTCVVSGQKGTMPKEENASSSGHLSDVPNTSKIDVDRDSRHEYDAPRHKQDFKVDRVRQKNEMDVDQKTDGESRVLRHFRAALIDFVKELLRPTWREGHLSKDAHNTIAKKAVEKVLRTLQPHQIPTTVESTRQYLSSSQPKIAKLVEGYCTKYGKS; from the exons ATGCCACCGCCAATCTCTGCCGCGCAGGGCTCTGATGATGACCAGTCACCTTCATCTTCTGGTCCACCCGTGGAAATCTCTGATTCCGACCTCGAAAAAGATGATCAGGAAACTGAAATAGAAGTAGAGGAAGAAGAAATCGAGAATGATAACGAAGAAGAAGAATATGAAGAGATTATAGTAGTAGAGGAAGAAGAGATAGAAGAAGAAGTTGAAGTAGAAGAAGATGATATGTCAGATTCATCAAAGGAAGCTAATGTCAAAAGTAATG ATGTTGGTCAAGATACGGAGTTTGAGGGGACTGACAGGCAATTGGGATTACGTTCTACTCCTGGAAGGTCTTCGCTGGGGCTACCATCTAATTCCCTTGTAGAAGATGGTGTCTGTAATTCCCAATTTTCTGGTCCTTTGAATGAACCAGTGAAATTGCAGGAGGAATTGCATGTGAACTATGAGGATTCCAAGTGTCTTCTTAAATCAGGAACCACTGGGGAGAATGGAAGTCAACGGTCTCTAGTTAAAAACGACACTGAGGCCCTTATGATAAAGAAAAAATCTAAAGAAATCAGCAAACACTATAGTGATAGCATGGCTCATTTTTTCAATGATGAAGCTATGGCTGCTGAGACCACCAGTCCATCTAGTATCGCAGGAAATGAGGTGTCTAATGCCTTAGCTATAAAAGACAGCTTAGGTATGGAGACTAATGGTATTCTGGATTCTGAGGTAGATGTTAATCCAATGGAAAAACGGTCAGGGGATAAAGAGCAAACAACATCAAG ATTGGTTACTTTGGAGAAAAGAACTCGAAGTCTATCCCCTTCTGCTGAATTCGAGGATCAGAACAAGCGCCCAGCAGTTATATGTGACTTTTTTTCTAAAGGGTGGTGCATTAGAGGTAGTTCATGTACGTTCcttcatataaaaaataaaactgtTAATGCTAAAGAACAACTGGAGGGAGATGCAGCTGCTGCAAATTTCTCAAAAAGAGACCAGTTCGATGAAG GTTTGAAAAACATAACGGAAAAACCGAAGTTCCCTGGCTTTCCTGACCTAATGGCTTCTTCAATAGGAAATAGTGCTGCATTTTCTTGTCAGTTCTCTTCAGAAAGAATCTTGGCACTTGAAAATGGAGAAAGCCAAAGGTTGCATCGGTTGGATGACAAACATAAGTCTTTATCACTTCAGCGAGAGGACTTATCTCAAGGTTTCCACTCTGACACACAGCAATTTCCTTCATCAAAAGATGATCATGGCGTTTCTTCCTCAAAAAATGTAGGGATAGAGAATCTTAGACGAAGTTGGCCTGCTTCTGATTATGGTAGCTATGCCTCTCCAATTAATAGAGGTAGCTCTCCCTCATTCCAGAGCAGATTGCTTCCTGAACTTAGATATTCTTCAAGTTTCTCATCTGTAACATCAAGCAATAACCATCGAGAAAATTCTTTTTCTTATTTGAGCAGTCTGGACAATCTAACATATATTAGAGATCAATTTGTGCAAGGTACAAGCCTGGATGGTTCTCTATCAAGTAGTGTTATGTTGCCATCTCAGCAGATCTCAGCTTGGAAAGGACCATCGTTTTCTTTTAGTTCCTCTTTGAATACAAGTCCTTTTGGTTCTCAAAAGCTGTCACACAATGATAGAAACTATCATGCTTCTAGATCATTACGGCAAAGTGCTTCCCTTCTCTTTGGTTCTGATCGAGAAACTTCACTTCTAACCAGTGTATCTAGGGATCCATTGCACTATGCAGAACATaaagcaaaaatttcctcaaatgacTGGGAACCATCCATACCTTTTAGGCCATCTTTTTCTGTCACTCATACAATGGCATCATCTCCTGGAAGCCAATATGATCCTGTTCGTGATAGCATCGACTTATCCACTACAGGATACAGACTTCCcttcaaattttcttttgttACTCAAGAGAGATCCAACCTTAATTCATCACATCAATCAATATATGACAACTCATTAAGTAAAACCCTTGGATCAGAATGTCATAATGACAAAAGTACTGTGTCTCTTCATGGTAGGTTCCATGAAAATGTGTTGGACAAGAATTGCTCTACACCTGGAAAAGTGATGGGGGGAACTTGTGTGGTCAGTGGACAaaaaggaaccatgcccaaagaaGAAAATGCTTCAAGCAGCGGTCATCTCAGTGATGTACCAAATACAAGCAAAATTGATGTTGATCGTGATTCTAGGCATGAGTATGACGCTCCAAGACATAAACAGGACTTCAAGGTAGATAGGGTTAGGCAAAAGAATGAAATGGATGTTGACCAAAAGACAGATGGAGAATCAAGAGTTCTGAGACATTTTCGTGCTGCTCTTATTGATTTTGTTAAAGAATTGTTGAGACCAACCTGGCGCGAGGGTCATCTCAGCAAGGATGCACATAACACTATAGCTAAAAAGGCAGTTGAAAAGGTTCTTCGCACCTTGCAGCCTCATCAAATTCCAACTACGGTGGAATCAACTAGGCAGTATCTTTCGTCATCTCAACCTAAAATTGCAAAGCTTGTTGAG GGATACTGTACAAAGTATGGGAAGTCTTGA
- the LOC110631513 gene encoding protein FRIGIDA-ESSENTIAL 1 isoform X4, translating into MPPPISAAQGSDDDQSPSSSGPPVEISDSDLEKDDQETEIEVEEEEIENDNEEEEYEEIIVVEEEEIEEEVEVEEDDMSDSSKEANVKSNDVGQDTEFEGTDRQLGLRSTPGRSSLGLPSNSLVEDGVCNSQFSGPLNEPVKLQEELHVNYEDSKCLLKSGTTGENGSQRSLVKNDTEALMIKKKSKEISKHYSDSMAHFFNDEAMAAETTSPSSIAGNEVSNALAIKDSLGMETNGILDSEVDVNPMEKRSGDKEQTTSRFSRLVTLEKRTRSLSPSAEFEDQNKRPAVICDFFSKGWCIRGSSCTFLHIKNKTVNAKEQLEGDAAAANFSKRDQFDEGLKNITEKPKFPGFPDLMASSIGNSAAFSCQFSSERILALENGESQRLHRLDDKHKSLSLQREDLSQGFHSDTQQFPSSKDDHGVSSSKNVGIENLRRSWPASDYGSYASPINRGTSLDGSLSSSVMLPSQQISAWKGPSFSFSSSLNTSPFGSQKLSHNDRNYHASRSLRQSASLLFGSDRETSLLTSVSRDPLHYAEHKAKISSNDWEPSIPFRPSFSVTHTMASSPGSQYDPVRDSIDLSTTGYRLPFKFSFVTQERSNLNSSHQSIYDNSLSKTLGSECHNDKSTVSLHGRFHENVLDKNCSTPGKVMGGTCVVSGQKGTMPKEENASSSGHLSDVPNTSKIDVDRDSRHEYDAPRHKQDFKVDRVRQKNEMDVDQKTDGESRVLRHFRAALIDFVKELLRPTWREGHLSKDAHNTIAKKAVEKVLRTLQPHQIPTTVESTRQYLSSSQPKIAKLVEGYCTKYGKS; encoded by the exons ATGCCACCGCCAATCTCTGCCGCGCAGGGCTCTGATGATGACCAGTCACCTTCATCTTCTGGTCCACCCGTGGAAATCTCTGATTCCGACCTCGAAAAAGATGATCAGGAAACTGAAATAGAAGTAGAGGAAGAAGAAATCGAGAATGATAACGAAGAAGAAGAATATGAAGAGATTATAGTAGTAGAGGAAGAAGAGATAGAAGAAGAAGTTGAAGTAGAAGAAGATGATATGTCAGATTCATCAAAGGAAGCTAATGTCAAAAGTAATG ATGTTGGTCAAGATACGGAGTTTGAGGGGACTGACAGGCAATTGGGATTACGTTCTACTCCTGGAAGGTCTTCGCTGGGGCTACCATCTAATTCCCTTGTAGAAGATGGTGTCTGTAATTCCCAATTTTCTGGTCCTTTGAATGAACCAGTGAAATTGCAGGAGGAATTGCATGTGAACTATGAGGATTCCAAGTGTCTTCTTAAATCAGGAACCACTGGGGAGAATGGAAGTCAACGGTCTCTAGTTAAAAACGACACTGAGGCCCTTATGATAAAGAAAAAATCTAAAGAAATCAGCAAACACTATAGTGATAGCATGGCTCATTTTTTCAATGATGAAGCTATGGCTGCTGAGACCACCAGTCCATCTAGTATCGCAGGAAATGAGGTGTCTAATGCCTTAGCTATAAAAGACAGCTTAGGTATGGAGACTAATGGTATTCTGGATTCTGAGGTAGATGTTAATCCAATGGAAAAACGGTCAGGGGATAAAGAGCAAACAACATCAAG GTTTTCCAGATTGGTTACTTTGGAGAAAAGAACTCGAAGTCTATCCCCTTCTGCTGAATTCGAGGATCAGAACAAGCGCCCAGCAGTTATATGTGACTTTTTTTCTAAAGGGTGGTGCATTAGAGGTAGTTCATGTACGTTCcttcatataaaaaataaaactgtTAATGCTAAAGAACAACTGGAGGGAGATGCAGCTGCTGCAAATTTCTCAAAAAGAGACCAGTTCGATGAAG GTTTGAAAAACATAACGGAAAAACCGAAGTTCCCTGGCTTTCCTGACCTAATGGCTTCTTCAATAGGAAATAGTGCTGCATTTTCTTGTCAGTTCTCTTCAGAAAGAATCTTGGCACTTGAAAATGGAGAAAGCCAAAGGTTGCATCGGTTGGATGACAAACATAAGTCTTTATCACTTCAGCGAGAGGACTTATCTCAAGGTTTCCACTCTGACACACAGCAATTTCCTTCATCAAAAGATGATCATGGCGTTTCTTCCTCAAAAAATGTAGGGATAGAGAATCTTAGACGAAGTTGGCCTGCTTCTGATTATGGTAGCTATGCCTCTCCAATTAATAGAG GTACAAGCCTGGATGGTTCTCTATCAAGTAGTGTTATGTTGCCATCTCAGCAGATCTCAGCTTGGAAAGGACCATCGTTTTCTTTTAGTTCCTCTTTGAATACAAGTCCTTTTGGTTCTCAAAAGCTGTCACACAATGATAGAAACTATCATGCTTCTAGATCATTACGGCAAAGTGCTTCCCTTCTCTTTGGTTCTGATCGAGAAACTTCACTTCTAACCAGTGTATCTAGGGATCCATTGCACTATGCAGAACATaaagcaaaaatttcctcaaatgacTGGGAACCATCCATACCTTTTAGGCCATCTTTTTCTGTCACTCATACAATGGCATCATCTCCTGGAAGCCAATATGATCCTGTTCGTGATAGCATCGACTTATCCACTACAGGATACAGACTTCCcttcaaattttcttttgttACTCAAGAGAGATCCAACCTTAATTCATCACATCAATCAATATATGACAACTCATTAAGTAAAACCCTTGGATCAGAATGTCATAATGACAAAAGTACTGTGTCTCTTCATGGTAGGTTCCATGAAAATGTGTTGGACAAGAATTGCTCTACACCTGGAAAAGTGATGGGGGGAACTTGTGTGGTCAGTGGACAaaaaggaaccatgcccaaagaaGAAAATGCTTCAAGCAGCGGTCATCTCAGTGATGTACCAAATACAAGCAAAATTGATGTTGATCGTGATTCTAGGCATGAGTATGACGCTCCAAGACATAAACAGGACTTCAAGGTAGATAGGGTTAGGCAAAAGAATGAAATGGATGTTGACCAAAAGACAGATGGAGAATCAAGAGTTCTGAGACATTTTCGTGCTGCTCTTATTGATTTTGTTAAAGAATTGTTGAGACCAACCTGGCGCGAGGGTCATCTCAGCAAGGATGCACATAACACTATAGCTAAAAAGGCAGTTGAAAAGGTTCTTCGCACCTTGCAGCCTCATCAAATTCCAACTACGGTGGAATCAACTAGGCAGTATCTTTCGTCATCTCAACCTAAAATTGCAAAGCTTGTTGAG GGATACTGTACAAAGTATGGGAAGTCTTGA